GAAGCAGAAGAAGTGGTACAGAATATTTTTATGTCGCTTTGGAACAGAAGAGCAGTTATTACCATCACCACTACTTTGGGTGCCTATCTTACTACCTCGGTAAAATACTGGATCATTAAAATACTAGATAAGCAGTACCATCAGCAAAAGTATGCCAAGAGTATTGCCAGTAATGTACTTGACGATTCTACCCAGCAATGGCTGGAGTTTCTGGACCTGAAAGAAATTCTAGACAGGTACGTCTCTGAACTGCCCGAAAAGTGCCAGCTGGTATTTAACATGAGCAGAAACCTGAACATGTCCCAGAAACAAATTGCCGAAGAACTTAATATTTCTGAAAAAACAGTTGAGGCGCATATGGGAAAGGCCATAAAAACCCTACGGACAAGGTTTAATCACTTCTTTTTGATTTTGTTGTAATTTTTTTGAGGGGGAACTAAGGGATTTCCATTTTACGATGGATATTATAGTTACAGACCCCTAAAAAATGGAACATTCAGAAGAACTACAAAGATATAGATACCTTGCCTCAAAATGGCTGGACCACAGCATTACGGAAGATGAGCTTAGGGAGTTTAATGATTGGTATAATACAAACCTTGAAACACCATTAAACATCCCGAGTTCTTTTGCTGCAACCGAGCAGGTACTTGAAGCGCGGATACTCCAAAAATTAAACGACACACTAGAAGTTAACGCAATAACAGAAGACAGTAAATACAAAAATGGCAGCATAAAAATTGGCTGGCCTATACGTATTGCGATAGCTGCCTCCATTCTAATTGCCTTGGGCACAGGATTATGGTTTTATCAGAGCCAGACAATAGCACCCCAATTACAGGGTGTAACCCACACCGATATCTCTCCGGGTAAAAATACCGCTATGTTGACTTTTTCAAATGGCGCAGTCATACAACTCAGCGACAAAAGGAAAGCGGTATTCGTTACCCATAACAAATTAACATACAATGATGGCAGTGTAGCGGGCTTGGGCAGCCAAGACAGAAATATTGCAGCAGGTGAATTGATTACTGCAGTTACCCCAAAAGGAGGGACGTACCAGGTAATTTTATCAGACGGAACCCGTGTCTGGTTAAATGCTGATAGCAAATTATCATTCCCCTCACAGTTTACCAGTAATAAACGGGAAGTAAGTCTTAGTGGAGAAGCTTATTTCGAAGTCGCTAAAAACAAGGCAAAACCATTTGTTGTAAATTATGGTAGGGCAGAAGTGGAGGTTTTAGGTACTCATT
The nucleotide sequence above comes from Pedobacter riviphilus. Encoded proteins:
- a CDS encoding RNA polymerase sigma-70 factor — protein: MAAYSKFTDEELTALLIEGDHAAYTEIYHRYWKKLFYIAGKKLGNMEEAEEVVQNIFMSLWNRRAVITITTTLGAYLTTSVKYWIIKILDKQYHQQKYAKSIASNVLDDSTQQWLEFLDLKEILDRYVSELPEKCQLVFNMSRNLNMSQKQIAEELNISEKTVEAHMGKAIKTLRTRFNHFFLILL
- a CDS encoding FecR family protein, with the protein product MEHSEELQRYRYLASKWLDHSITEDELREFNDWYNTNLETPLNIPSSFAATEQVLEARILQKLNDTLEVNAITEDSKYKNGSIKIGWPIRIAIAASILIALGTGLWFYQSQTIAPQLQGVTHTDISPGKNTAMLTFSNGAVIQLSDKRKAVFVTHNKLTYNDGSVAGLGSQDRNIAAGELITAVTPKGGTYQVILSDGTRVWLNADSKLSFPSQFTSNKREVSLSGEAYFEVAKNKAKPFVVNYGRAEVEVLGTHFNIMAYKDETASKVTLLEGAVKINNGAEKVVLKPGQQAEISERTGQAIILNNEIDTEQAVAWKDGYFMFANEPVESIMRKIERWYDVSIVYQDNLQDKALWGTVSRYKNVSEVLKRLELTGVVRFKMDNLNGKGKERRIIVMK